The sequence CGAACTCGAGCATCGTCGGCGCGGCGGCCACCCGCGCGGCGAATGCATCCGCGCCCTCCCGTCGCAGGAAGCTGTCGGGGTCGTCGCCCGCCGACAGAATCACGCAGCGCGGCTCGACGTCGGTGGTCGCGAACAGGTCCATCGCGCGCTCCATGGCTTTTTGGCCGGCCTCGTCGGCGTCGAAAACCAGAAACACGTTGTTCGTCGAACGAAGCAGCCGGCGGACGTGATCCTCGGTGAGCGCCGTGCCCAGCGCGGCGAGCGATTCGGAGAAACCGTATTGGTGCAGCATGATGACGTCGAGGTTGCCCTCGCAAAGAATCGCGCGGCCTGCGCGGCGAATGCCGTCAGTCGCCAGATCGAGGCCGTAGAAATTCTGGCCTTTCGTGAAGATCCGGCTTTCGCTCGAATTGATGTACTTGGCCTTGTCGTCGCCGACGAGCACGCGACCGGAAAACGCGATCACCTTCCCGGCCGTGTTGCGGATCGGGAACATGAGCCGTCCGCGAAAGCGATCGTAAAATGTCCCCTTCTCGCTCTTCACGAGAACGCCGGCGTCGGCGGCGCGCTCCGGCGTGAATCCCCGGGAACGCAACGCGCCGGACAGAGCGTCCCAGGAATCCGGCGCGAAACCGAGCCCGAATCGGCGGCCCATCTCGGGGTCGATCCCTCGCCGATGCAGATAGTCGCGCGCGAGGACGCCCTCGTGCTCGGCGGTCAGGCAGCGCCGGAACCAGTCCGCGGCGAAATCGTTGATCGCGAAAAGCTGCTCACGCAGCCCTTTGGGTTCTTCGGACCCGCCGATCTCGAATTGGATCTGGATTCCGACCTGATCGGCGAGCAGGCGCAGCGCCTCGACGAACTCGACGCCGTGATACTCCATGACGAACTTCACGACGTCGCCGCCCTTGCCGCAACCGAAACACTTGAAAATCTGGCGGTCGGGATTGACGTGAAAGCTCGGCGTTTTCTCCTGATGGAACGGGCACAGTCCCACCTGCGCGCGGCCCGCGCGGCGAAGCGGCACGACGCGACCGACGACCTCGACGATATCCGCGCGACGGCGGATCTCCTCGATTTGATGTTCAGATACCCGCGCCATCGAACCAACTCC comes from Deltaproteobacteria bacterium and encodes:
- a CDS encoding DNA primase, which translates into the protein MARVSEHQIEEIRRRADIVEVVGRVVPLRRAGRAQVGLCPFHQEKTPSFHVNPDRQIFKCFGCGKGGDVVKFVMEYHGVEFVEALRLLADQVGIQIQFEIGGSEEPKGLREQLFAINDFAADWFRRCLTAEHEGVLARDYLHRRGIDPEMGRRFGLGFAPDSWDALSGALRSRGFTPERAADAGVLVKSEKGTFYDRFRGRLMFPIRNTAGKVIAFSGRVLVGDDKAKYINSSESRIFTKGQNFYGLDLATDGIRRAGRAILCEGNLDVIMLHQYGFSESLAALGTALTEDHVRRLLRSTNNVFLVFDADEAGQKAMERAMDLFATTDVEPRCVILSAGDDPDSFLRREGADAFAARVAAAPTMLEFVVNRAFAAQSSDATGRARAVNALVPALAKIHNAVMQSTWIRQVAERARVTEAAIRHEMRTLRRPRPEAAGASRPDAREAPRADAEKGILKLMLIHPRFAYPFDEDRLIDLFTRPDLKQLASLVVERCLESQDDREMRIAELVGSLEDSELQDEIAGWAMDEDRIEEKSADLAYVEFRRRLATEHAKRRFDAVADELDRARHDGNEGREMELMVEKRRLRAQIDELAREGSVVS